gtagcccaagagttggcggttggtggtgatgactagctgccttccctctagtcttacactactaaattagggacggctcggtgcagtgggcaaacaacctgctcacttaaatacttgctCATGAAACCGCAAGAGATTGCGGCCCTATGGAATCGagtggtaaataaaaaaaatataatcgtTAATTTTTCACtgctttatcaaaatatttagtaactGCAATGAACATGGagtaacaatgttatattatttgagtTTTTCTTTATGGGTACTGTATTAAATAAATCATGTGGTTACAAAAAAAATACCAAGCACACGTAATAGTATAAAACATAAATCCAGCTTTCCAAATGGTTTGAGATTAgattttatttaatcaatataAACCAGTGCCTGTTCTGTCAGATTAACACTTTaagcctgaaggcttataacataaAAGTTTAGGAGTCAGTACCTATGGCGGGCATAATTAAGATGGTCTATTACGCACCTTTTCGTAAAGAAGTttctaaaatactaaataattttgattggtttgttttgaagttcgcgcaaagctacatgagggttatctgcgctagcagtcactaatttagcaaacccttgggctacttttttaccaacaaatagtgggattgaccgccacattataacgccccccggcgTTACGAGGGGAGTGCCTTAactgcctggccatgccaggccaaataattttgaaaaaaaaattatagaaaaaatattaaatattatgaaaaatagaaatattttgtcGTTGAGTGATTTCTATAAATGCGAcgcaaaatgaaaattaaattttattaattataaacgagtttgtaaaactttaagaaataacatctgctagaaataaaattattttgtacttaaGTTAACTGTCTGATTTACATAGAATTGGCTTCCGAATCGTAGTTTGGGAGTCGCGAGATCGAATACCGTCTCTAAAACacgctgtgggggcgttataatgttatgattaatacgactttttatttgtaaaagagtatcttatgaattggcggtgggtgatgttaactagatCTCTAGTCCAGtaaggccagatggttaaggcactggtctcgtaatctaagggtcgcgggttcgaatccccgtcacaccaaacacgctcgtcctttcagccgtgggagcgttatactgtgaccatcaatcccactatttgttggtaaaagagtaacacaagagttggcggtgggtggtgatgattagctgctttccctctagtcttacactgctaaattagggacggctagtgcagatagccctcgtgtaacttggcgcgaaattcaaaacaaaccaactagaTCTCTTCCGTCTAGTCTATCAATTCTGATTTAGAGACGGTTAAGAGATGGCTCTGGAGTAGCTAAattaacaacagcaacaacaaaggTTTACCTTTGTACTCGTCGTCGTCGGTAAAACTGTAGCAGAAGTCAACAAGTTTGGTTTTCAACACTTGGTAACCCGTTTGATCCAAGAGAGCAGAATAAACTCGGTCAGCATGTGGATGATGAAACCAGAGACGGTTACAATTATCGTCTATCAAATCCACAACCAGATCTGAAACCGTCTgtctcaaaaagaaaaaaaacacacacattagaaACAATTTCAAGGCAGATTGTGGATCTGCTAACATGCTAAGCATACTATTACTTCGAGGATGGATGCTTAACCGAAAACGGTAAATATTTTGCCTTGTTTTTCTGAGTCCGAAATAAGTGCATTCGCCCAACGAACTCAACTGATAACCAATGTTATCAATACGCTGTAACTAGGATCATTTGTATGTACAGCTAACACGAACCAAAATTGAATTGTTAAACAACTTGTTTGAGATATATCGTCGACAGGATTTCAGCTGTTCCTTACTCCAATATTAGAAACTAAATGTGTTATTTTCACGTTCTGCTACAGTAGACATATTTCTGTAGTTCTCGAACTCGGAATCCCTCGTGCACCAGGCAAGCCATCTGCCGACTGAGCTAAAGGGTTAATTTTTCATACTCCTCCCttctgaaataaaaagaaatttcacTAAAGTGCACGGACTTTAATTATTTGTGCgcgcacgtgtgtgtgtgtgcatatatatgtaCTCTGAAAAGGGATGCATGCGCGAGAAATCGCATTGACTCAGTAATTCAATGTTCACATTGAATGTTTCGTTTGTTTCTGAAATCAAACTcagtacacaaacaaacacacacacacacacacacgcatatatatcaCGTAGATGATGCCTGTGCTATTTCTGATAGTTGTCAttctgaaatataaacaaatgagcCACTTCTTGTTCGAGCAAAAAATGATAACACATAATTGAGTCAAccttttttatacattaattatagctttttaattaacttataaaccTTGTTGAGTCACAGATATTACTAgtattatatgtaaaacattcTGTACAATTATGCTACATCGGagcatataaaaatatactttcaacAGCAAAAATCTACTGTATAATTATATTCAGCAACGAACAATACGCGCGAtattttatttcccttttcttgTCTGTTTATTATATTCAGCCCTAATAACAAAAAATTCTTACCACAAAATACTTGCTCCAAGAAGAAGATTTGAATACTTTAACTAGTGCTGCATGAAGATCTGGAGGTTTTCCTGCTGGAACAGCAATAAAACATTTGCCTCCAGGTTTCAGACACCACATTAAGTTCCTGAGAACTGTTGACTGTTCACGTGCCCATAGTAGAGCGTGAGTTGAAAACATCCAATCAAACTTGCTACCCCATTTCAAGTCAAATGTACTAATGTCGTCAATTTTCACGTTAGCGAAGTCTAGTTTTTCATCAGCGTGAACCGAAAAGGCATAATCGATGGCATCCAAGTCTGAATCTAACCCTAAAATGTCACGAATAATAGGTAACCGATCAACTAGTTGACGAGTCGTGTCCCCACAGCCACACCCAACCTCCAGAACACGAGCTTTGTCCCACTCAGCAATCGTTGTCAGGTTGAAACATTCAGAAAGCAGCTTGTCTTGGAGAGAGATCAGATATCCATCGTATTCTGGTACATTTATAGGACTCGATTCAGAAATGTTACTTCTGCTACGGCTTTTTACTCCGTCTTGTCCAAACTTCGAGCTGCGACATggttgtgttttaaaacagcagtgTTTGGTTAATTAAACTGAAACGCATACTCAACAATTTCATGTCAGTAAATATGCTCCTTGCGACAATTACAAAGAAATCAAGTTCcgttatacatttaataataataaagaacgtTCATCGGTCCTAATTTCAACTTTGTagaaatatttggaaattataCTATGATATATTACTGGCCAACTCTTCTATGGTGTTAACTTCCCTAGGACTGATATTCACCCTTCCTTAGTAATTCACGCTGTATCCTTCGTATTTCGATTTCCAAATTTAGCTTTATACGAAGAAAAAACAGCGCATCGAGTCAGTTACCGAAACCAGTTTATTTTGGTCCTAGAATTCTGAGCGATATTTATAGACTGATCTGTACACACCTCCTGGGCGTGGTTCAACGCTTCGTACCAACTACGTTTTATTCTCTtttctgaaattaaaactttGCTTCAATTTCGCGTATAGAAATGTAAATGGTGCTTTATAAGTTtcgtttattttctttaaaggAGTGTAACATGGAAAATCGTTTGTACTTCTGAAAATCAAGTGGGTGTACAAAACACATTTCCATCCAAACCTGAACTTTTGTTTAAACACATATCGCCTCTCACAATATATTAGTATATACTAGATCCTGTAATTCATCTTATCTAGTTATTAAGcctttttcacaaaatattgcaTGCGATTTACcgagtaaaatgtttttttccacCAGACGGCAGAATCACGTATTATAAAAGTCGTAATGATCATAAGAATGGTTATATTTAGGAAGTAGCACAAAAGTATAATTTGAGATTAATTCTGTTACAGTGACTAAAATACGCACTTTTATGTGATTCTGAGCCACTGTAGGGACTGAGACTGTGTGAACCTAATTTGTATGGCAGCCGTTGGGTCAAATTGTAAGATTATAAAAGGATTAAATAGCCTAATATTTGGGCTACGAGTTTGTAACTTTATATACAATTAGTGACAGTAGCATGTTGTATATTCAGCGAAAACTCGCACTCTTTCAGGTTTAGGGACAATGTCCCTCAAGTATTATGCAACATTATGTGTAacaattaaaacactaaattatgaaatttggaatatgtaaattttattctGTTCTTCTATTACACATTCtaacaaactgttaaatttatttttttgaaaattttagtgATAGTGTTCGTAAGTGTATTAATTCATTTATTCCTTGCCCTCTTGTGgtgttataacttttttttttctaatcagaGCTTTAGatattggatatttttttttactgtgtttgtgtattttgaattttgctcaaagttgTTTCTACtgttataattatgaagaatATAGCACTATTTCACCAAGTTTGTTgtgcataataaatattaatatttgaattatagttATTATTCACAATTTTCTAATTCACCTGGCATGTCATTCATTTTTTCACACATAGAGCCGACAAACACATCAAAACTTTGTACCTAATTATCAAACCTTGTGTGATATATGAGCACTTAGTAATAGGTTTAATTACTAGGTTAGACAAAACGTTATATCACAAGGTCCTGCACGTACAGTAGTTTCTGAACGTTCTTGGGTCACATTGTACTTATGTTCCTTGCTATATAAAGTATTGTCAACTTCACATTTGCCATTTTTGGTTTTCAAAGACTTGATTTTCACTAACAACATGAACCAGAGATGTAACACAGCAAGTTTACTCACTGTTCATCCATTGTTGTTTAGCCATGATTTGATCGTGCCTCTTTCACACTGTTAtttcgtgaaagtgggtttttctatgattaacaagttttgtttttaccaaaaaatatatagtattaaacacaaATGTCTTTATTTAAAAGAATGTTTCTTTAACAGAATAAGTACTGAAACACTCATGTTGAAATTTTggaagtttcttattttattgaaaattccaTTTCTTGTCAGCTATATTGTGGTTTGATTTCTAATAAGAGTTTACAACCATTTTAGAACCATTGCATGTTTTCCTTAGgcctgatatttatataaaatgtagtgagcttagaatttaaaatgtttggttttgCCAAATAGTATACTTCTTACCTTGTAACATATTTTGATAGGGCCCCCTCATTGTGAAGTATTAACATATCTGTTACTTGTCagtaatttttgtgtgtgtggatgCCTTTAGTATTTATTACTTAGAGTACAACAAAAACGTTTCTCTAGGTGGCCAATATTTTGcttgaattaaatttaaaatataaatcttataCCTCGAGTGTCTTTTAATGACTGCAAGTGTTTGAagtgaaaaatattcattaaaagtaaaatgtatttttagagatttagataaaaaatagttttagaaaCTATCAAAATACCTGTTATGAAAAATAAGagttattatttgtaaatattaaactgttttctttttaggagcatttgtttgtttgtttttacttttgtgcaaagctacatgagggctatctgtgctagctgttcctaatttagcagtgtaagactagagggaaggcagctagtcatcactatccaatgccaactcttaggatattcttttaccatcgaatagtgggattgactgtcacattataatgtccccatggctgaaagggcgagcatgtttggtgcgacggggattcgaacctgtgaccctcagattagaagtcaaacaccttaactcgcctggccatgccgggacagaAACATTTGTACCAGTTACTTCtgtaaaatattaactataaaacatcTTTCGTTTTCCACATCAAAAACATCCATGTACATCagttaattaagaaataaaaatgtgttttttttaaggaaaaaatTTAAGCTAAAAATTTGGTAGTTATTTGAAGAGAAATCATTTTATTTAGGAATGTTTagttaatagtttgttttgtatatagtATGCAAAgcacatgtataaatataaaaaatcaatatttgtgtaaacataaataacttgctgttgtttattattatttagggaTTTATATAAATTGTACTTCAGTTTGACTACAAAATATAATTGTGGTAATCATAGAGACTTGAgattaaacaaatacttttttttccttAAACCAGAAgcattttccaagtttttttctttttttgtgtgacAAATTTGAACTTTTAAGAATATAACACAGTGTGTAATATtaagtattgtatttttaattaatataattcatttaaatatatcttagaaTTGAACACTTTAACCTTATGAATCTAGTTACACAGATAAGATGTGTAATCATCTACAAATTAGTTTATAAAATCATTAGTAAGAGCATTATCTCAGGGTGATTTCATGCTAAATTCATATTTACACAGTATGTGGTTTGGATGTATGCATTTGAAATGTGAGTAATTCAACAAAGGTGTGCATTAACAAATGTGGCAACTTCATAATATTTGTACCAAACAATTCCATTCTGACACTAGTATTAGTTCAATAGCACTTATAATTGGTAAATATATCAACTTTACTTGAAACATGGATTTATGATGAGAAGTTACCATCATTAAAGAAACTCCCTCTTATTGGAAAACACGTGTGGGTTAAATGTTTCCACATTATGTGTGTGTACCATCTAACAAACAGATTTGTTCTTAAGTCTTTATATCTCTATTTATTTTACATCAGAAAGGACATAACAAAATCATTCCAGATTACATTTTGAAAAGATAACAAATCTCACATGTCACTCAACTTTTCAGTTAAGTGCATAGTGACTGTGCACGTTACCTTCAGTTTCATCAAAAGAGAAACACAGTTTGTTTTGGAGTAATAATTTTAAACCATAACTTCAATATAAAAGTAGACAGCGAATGGTTTGGAACACGTGTTGTATCTTTCACGTTG
This genomic window from Tachypleus tridentatus isolate NWPU-2018 chromosome 10, ASM421037v1, whole genome shotgun sequence contains:
- the LOC143228801 gene encoding uncharacterized protein LOC143228801, which codes for MFSTHALLWAREQSTVLRNLMWCLKPGGKCFIAVPAGKPPDLHAALVKVFKSSSWSKYFVTVSDLVVDLIDDNCNRLWFHHPHADRVYSALLDQTGYQVLKTKLVDFCYSFTDDDEYKECVKSLFKQLIQVIPEGKQHVFTKEMLKVALKNVKRDKHGNVIWNINYAVVVAKRPEL